A portion of the Syngnathoides biaculeatus isolate LvHL_M chromosome 7, ASM1980259v1, whole genome shotgun sequence genome contains these proteins:
- the LOC133503150 gene encoding centrosomal protein of 135 kDa-like isoform X8 → MSTMDLNKERKWSKLRGHLHMMGYNHYLGAESVPLVEKLFSDLVHTTETLNESQRSTDKSEKETQNCDVRLARENQNLHLELMMVKGEKAHMTKELKIYITKLDDELALLTSLNKRYSQKIHSLEKDCKEKARIIRQLRRKNLNGGALHAVSPSDDPHAADLQQEELTKLKTELENSQEHIQLLSSQIDELQETNVTLEQKLKGAGHKSSGKVADLTSKNHELCQEITDIRNLARMMEMEKRQKLKTADMKLQDLKDVNWKQQEVIKNLEDQLSKKRTASDLPDEDKQTPRTVGRQGNIHVEASDLDLIKSQLEDQLGDLKEQNENFKGMVDLLAAEKSRLQDKVQKMMSLEKVLVLELEGWRTKYGICGRARSPSRLDAFVKSLEEERDHYRREAEHYKYVSVSSSSSRSPDRQRSHAIEKTKQQPDYQNSNPPDEICNLKEALRLVEENLHQVTKEKISLMEELNEMRKAHQRLNTPPGILNPKELFKQAAKKIQQLTKANDGQMEEIEPERRKSNTEISNLPSEENIQHATAEEDAPEEEFRPDRRDSTMSAEILDLKEELRLAEDNSQVLMAEKDSLMEEFQQKQLECEQHSLEMSNIQERLKMAEEKIQQLTGEKEAQMEELKRMRGQLAAPSAEITKLKEELRQAKDRIPQVSTAKDPLMEELKKMQQEHEKQLSDVSAEISKLKEELQRAEEKIHQLTSEKDSLVEELKQKQLRHEENDSKTSAQMVMLKEKLKNAEEKIQQARSEKDTKTEELKKMQIQFDNDRLSTFDKIAKLKEQHNLAEEQVHLMKDEKQSLMEELKQQKLQHEQHTSNTCAEISDLKEKLGVAEAKMQQVTAEKDTQMEEFKQKQLQDVENHSKQSDELFALKEKITKTEEKLQQVKSEKDTQMEELQKIQVQHDEQHSKASAEIVKLEEKLRLAEEKIQVVKGEKDSLTEKLELQQSTHQNSNTANEVVKLEGKLTATEKEIQQLTAEKDSLAEELKLLQLQNEQLTASTSAEISKLKESLRLAEEKIRQVKEVKDSQLEELEPLDQSSDEVFELKDKLRLAEEKIQLVTAEKDSLMEELKKRQKTSSSTADEIAQLKEKLRLAEENIQQLTREKDTKEVEEQKQNQLDDQSANVAAEIVKLKKKLQRREDKILQLTKEKDSNEVEQKQKQLEEQSAIVATEVVQLKEKLKRAEDKIQQVAVEKDSLIKELKQKSSSNTTDEVSDLKEKLRLAEEKIHHVTSEKDSLTEELKQKSSSNTSEEISNLKEKLRLAEEKIQQVTVEKDSLKEELKIRGDQRSNTSDEALNILREKQRVTAEKDYLREELKGGEISTLQYGRGHENRILDLQNLIRSLEQENLELRSQVFALRDRERDVERQMDARSAALVQNAEDAARQRRAASGLRRQQEQIQDALLDLQQMLSVKNDELHAAHSQMEKLEDVIESLSQQLYQHKQETEVLRISFSALCIKKDVVQEEVAKKSKKLEVLQEQLAKKVASMISLKVIFTLRCTNSAPFSPEASGQ, encoded by the exons TGATCTGGTCCACACGACCGAAACCCTGAACGAATCTCAAAGGTCGACAGACAAGTCGGAGAAAGAAACCCAAAACTGTGACGTCCGCTTGGCTCGGGAGAACCAAAACCTTCACCTTGAGCTCATGATGGTGAAGGGCGAGAAAGCCCACATGACCAAAG AGTTGAAGATCTACATCACGAAGCTGGATGACGAGCTTGCTTTGCTGACGTCTTTGAACAAGCGGTATTCGCAAAAGATCCACAGTCTGGAGAAGGACTGCAAAGAAAAGGCCAGGATCATCCGCCAGTTACGAAGGAAGAATTTGAATGGTGGGG CACTTCACGCAGTGTCTCCATCTGATGATCCGCATGCAGCCGACCTGCAGCAGGAAGAACTCACAAAGTTAAAAACAGAACTGGAAAATTCTCAGGAACACATACAACTCTTAAGTAGCCAA ATCGATGAACTGCAAGAGACCAACGTCACGCTGGAACAAAAGCTCAAGGGAGCGGGGCACAAGTCCTCGGGCAAAGTGGCCGATCTCACCTCGAAGAATCACGAACTGTGTCAAGAGATCACGGACATACGCAACCTCGCCAGGATGATGGAGATGGAGAAGAGGCAAAAGTTGAAAACTGCCGACATGAAATTGCAAGATCTGAAA GATGTTAACTGGAAGCAACAGGAAGTCATTAAAAACCTGGAGGATCAGCTCAGTAAAAAAAGAACG GCTTCAGATCTACCAGatgaagacaaacagacacCAAGGACTGTTGGCCGTCAGGGCAACATTCACGTT GAAGCTTCTGACCTGGATTTGATCAAATCCCAGCTTGAAGATCAGTTGGGGGATCTCAAAGAGCAGAATGAAAATTTTAAGGGAATGGTGGATTTACTGGCGGCAGAGAAGAGCAGGCTGCAGGATAAAGTGCAGAAGATGATGTCTCTTG AGAAAGTCTTGGTGCTGGAGTTGGAGGGCTGGCGGACAAAATACGGCATTTGTGGAAGGGCACGCTCGCCATCGCGTCTGGATGCTTTTGTAAAGAGTTTGGAGGAGGAAAGGGATCACTATCGCCGGGAGGCTGAACACTATAAATACGTTAGCGTGTCCAGCAGCTCCAGTCGCAGTCCAGACCGGCAGAGGAGTCACGCAATCGAG aaaacaaaacaacagcctGATTACCAAAACTCCAACCCACCTGATGAAATTTGCAACCTGAAAGAGGCTCTCAGACTGGTAGAAGAAAATCTCCACCaggtgacaaaagaaaaaatctctCTAATGGAAGAATTGAAC GAAATGCGGAAGGCCCACCAAAGGTTAAACACGCCTCCGGGAATCCTGAACCCGAAGGAACTGTTCAAACAGgcggcaaaaaaaatccaacagttGACGAAAGCAAATGACGGACAGATGGAGGAAATTGAG CCCGAGCGACGCAAATCGAATACAGAGATCTCAAATCTGCCATCGGAAGAAAACATCCAACACGCGACAGCAGAAGAAGACGCGCCGGAGGAGGAATTTCGG CCCGATCGGCGTGATTCGACCATGTCTGCTGAAATCCTCGACCTGAAAGAGGAGCTTAGGCTGGCTGAAGATAACTCCCAGGTGTTGATGGCTGAAAAAGACTCACTCATGGAAGAGTTTCAG CAAAAGCAGCTGGAGTGTGAGCAACACAGTTTAGAGATGTCAAACATCCAGGAGCGCCTTAAAATGGCAGAAGAGAAAATCCAGCAGCTGACGGGGGAAAAAGAAGCACAAATGGAAGAGTTGAAG CGAATGCGGGGGCAGCTGGCAGCACCATCTGCTGAAATCACCAAACTGAAAGAAGAGCTCCGCCAGGCAAAGGACCGAATCCCGCAGGTGTCGACTGCAAAAGATCCGCTGATGGAGGAACTGAAG AAAATGCAGCAGGAGCATGAAAAGCAACTCTCGGACGTCTCTGCCGAAATCTCAAAACTGAAAGAGGAGCTTCAACGGGCAGAAGAAAAGATCCACCAGTTAACCTCTGAAAAAGACTCACTGGTGGAGGAGTTGAAG CAAAAGCAGCTCCGGCATGAGGAGAATGACTCAAAGACATCTGCTCAGATGGTCATGCTAAAAGAAAAGCTTAAAAACGCAGAAGAGAAAATTCAGCAGGCAAGGTCAGAAAAAGACACAAAGACGGAAGAATTGAAG AAAATGCAGATACAGTTCGACAACGACAGATTAAGTACATTTGATAAAATCGCAAAACTCAAAGAGCAACACAACTTGGCTGAAGAACAAGTCCATCTAATGAAGGATGAAAAACAGTCGCTGATGGAGGAACTGAAG CAACAGAAGCTACAGCATGAGCAACACACCTCCAACACATGTGCTGAAATCTCAGACCTGAAAGAGAAGCTCGGAGTGGCCGAAGCAAAAATGCAGCAAGTGACGGCAGAAAAAGACACGCAAATGGAGGAATTTAAG CAAAAGCAACTGCAAGATGTGGAGAACCACTCAAAACAATCCGACGAACTGTTCGCGCTCAAAGAGaaaattacaaagacagaaGAAAAACTGCAGCAGGTGAAATCTGAAAAAGACACGCAGATGGAAGAATTGCag AAAATTCAGGTGCAGCACGACGAGCAGCACTCGAAAGCCTCCGCGGAAATCGTAAAACTAGAAGAGAAGCTCAGACTGGCGGAAGAAAAAATCCAAGTGGTGAAAGGTGAAAAAGACTCACTGACGGAAAAATTGGAG CTGCAACAGAGTACTCATCAAAACTCAAATACAGCCAATGAAGTTGTAAAACTAGAAGGGAAGCTGACAGcaacagaaaaagaaatccAGCAGTTGACGGCTGAAAAAGACTCGCTGGCGGAGGAACTGAAG CTCCTGCAGCTGCAGAATGAGCAACTCACCGCAAGCACCTCTGCTGAAATCTCGAAACTGAAGGAGAGTCTCCGACTCGCAGAAGAAAAAATCCGGCAGGTGAAGGAGGTAAAAGACTCACAGTTGGAGGAACTTGAG CCACTTGACCAAAGCTCTGACGAAGTTTTCGAACTGAAAGACAAGCTCAGGCTGGCTGAGGAAAAAATCCAGCTGGTGACTGCGGAAAAAGACTCACTGATGGAGGAGTTGAAG AAACGGCAAAAGACAAGTTCAAGTACAGCTGATGAAATTGCACAGCTGAAAGAGAAGCTGAGACTGGCGGAAGAAAACATCCAGCAGTTGACCAgagaaaaagacacaaaagaagTCGAG GAGCAAAAGCAGAACCAACTCGATGACCAAAGCGCAAATgtggctgctgaaattgtgaaactgaaaaaaaaacttcaacggAGAGAAGACAAAATCCTGCAGTTGACCAAAGAAAAGGACTCCAATGAGGTCGAG CAAAAGCAGAAGCAATTAGAGGAGCAAAGCGCAATTGTGGCTACTGAAGTAGTTCAACTGAAAGAGAAGCTGAAACGGGCGGAAGACAAAATCCAGCAGGTGGCAGTCGAAAAAGATTCGCTGATCAAGGAGCTGAAG CAAAAGTCGAGTTCAAATACAACTGATGAAGTCTCCGACCTGAAAGAGAAGCTCAGACTGGCTGAAGAAAAAATTCATCATGTTACATCTGAAAAAGACTCACTGACGGAGGAACTGAAG CAAAAGTCCAGTTCTAACACATCCGAAGAAATCTCCAACCTGAAAGAGAAGCTGAGATTGGCTGAAGAAAAAATCCAACAGGTGACAGTGGAAAAAGATTCACTCAAAGAGGAATTGAAG ATCCGTGGCGATCAAAGATCAAATACGTCTGATGAAGCTTTGAATATTTTGCGAGAGAAGCAGCGGGTGACGGCTGAAAAAGACTATCTGAGGGAGGAATTAAAG GGCGGGGAGATTTCCACGCTGCAGTACGGACGTGGACACGAAAACAGGATTCTCGACCTGCAGAATCTCATTCGTAGT CTGGAGCAGGAGAACCTGGAGCTGCGTTCACAGGTTTTCGCGCTACGGGACCGCGAACGGGATGTGGAGCGGCAAATGGACGCTCGCTCTGCTGCGCTGGTTCAGAATGCGGAGGACGCGGCACGGCAGAGGAGAGCGGCGTCCGGTCTTCG GCGCCAGCAGGAGCAGATTCAGGACGCGCTGTTGGACCTCCAGCAAATGCTGTCTGTAAAGAACGACGAGTTGCACGCCGCTCACAGCCAGATGGAAAAACTGGAGGACGTCATCG aGTCGCTGAGTCAGCAGCTTTACCAACACAAGCAGGAAACGGAGGTCCTTCGCATCTCTTTCTCGGCGTTGTGTATAAAAAAGGACGTCGTGCAGGAGGAGGTGGCCAAAAAGAGCAAAAAGCTGGAGGTTCTCCAGGAGCAGCTCGCCAAGAAGGTCGCCTCGATGATATCTTTAAAAGTTATCTTTACACTTCGATGCACTAATAGCGCACCGTTTTCGCCAGAAGCTTCCGGACAATAA